A DNA window from Drosophila sechellia strain sech25 chromosome X, ASM438219v1, whole genome shotgun sequence contains the following coding sequences:
- the LOC6618547 gene encoding uncharacterized protein LOC6618547 isoform X2, translating to MRRRGSTCSVQQPQQRPHKQQQQQQQNQRLIPGQRCSLLMLLIVGQAVYASAGSELIANRSASAGESLIMPSNFTAATPPPAPRFSSPFREQDVAEGEELTGGGQVDWLEEQHPLTISRPPRAGRSERQAEEDQVDRCRLFVEGDPTKNELYSPEYPNLYPKNINCTRVITAPKGQIIRLDFRNSFNIEAKEGCKFDFLEIRDGQYGFSSLIGKFCGTDFPPEITSKERYLWLHFHSDETIEYTGFSAVYEYLDRSRDAPSTDLNCTIDKGGFEGFINSTDVPAEIWEQVNRNKIALDCIWRIQVKENWKIFLKFLDFKLSKPNDCQTNFLDIFPEQTVMPLRVKNFCGSAGESITAESNILHLRFYADQTAINSTFGILFTAFRERGAACTEDEYDCEDATCISKDLKCNNLDNCKFRWDEEGCTSEAAGQSEHVVIIVIVFGLILGGMVITFIVNCIRKIIRDQKIIRDVPALSDGIYHIDSFILEAPKSAIFVGLQNDFMCDFSYSSDGQMAANLGHETRDEQAAVGGDSDFDSQMDSPKQTCDCDFELDVDDGEQMEEGDEEELEEEHQVEDQEYDDGIGFSCDSDSGLTLPEDDDEFVLVTGQCLPSNSSHSCSSSMQCSSGSSGGEVATSSSTSMELDMVLTPPPPPTLSKPKSGVHPLKFLHQII from the exons CTTCTGCCGGCAGTGAGTTAATCGCAAATCGCTCGGCTTCAGCTGGCGAATCGCTGATAATGCCGTCGAATTTCACCGCTGCCACGCCGCCACCCGCCCCAAGATTCAGCAGTCCCTTTCGGGAGCAGGATGTGGCCGAGGGGGAGGAGTTGACGGGTGGTGGGCAGGTCGATTGGTTGGAGGAGCAGCATCCACTGACCATTTCCCGACCGCCAAGAGCAGGACGCAGCGAGCGGCAGGCAGAGGAGGATCAGGTGGACCGCTGTCGTCTCTTCGTCGAGGGGGATCCCACCAAGAACGAGCTGTACAGCCCCGAGTATCCCAACCTGTATCCGAAGAACATCAACTGCACCCGGGTGATAACAG CGCCAAAGGGACAAATCATACGCCTGGACTTTCGCAACTCGTTTAATATCGAGGCCAAGGAGGGGTGcaaatttgattttctcgAA ATCCGGGATGGCCAGTACGGCTTCTCCTCGCTGATTGGCAAGTTCTGCGGCACCGACTTTCCGCCGGAGATCACCTCCAAGGAGCGCTATTTGTGGCTACACTTCCACTCCGACGAGACCATCGAGTACACCGGTTTCAGTGCGGTCTATGAGTATCTGGACAGGAGTCGGGATGCGCCCAGCACCGATCTCAACTGCACCATCGATAAGGGCGGCTTCGAGGGCTTCATCAACTCCACGGATGTCCCGGCCGAGATCTGGGAACAGGTCAACCGCAACAAGATTGCGCTGGACTGCATCTGGCGCATTCAGGTCAAGGAGAATTGGAAG ATATTTCTCAAGTTTCTGGACTTCAAGCTGAGCAAGCCGAACGATTGTCAAACCAACTTCCTGGATATATTcccggagcagacggtgatgCCACTGAG GGTTAAGAACTTTTGCGGTTCAGCTGGCGAGAGTATTACGGCGGAGTCAAACATCCTGCACTTGCGCTTCTACGCAGATCAAACCGCGATTAACTCGACATTTGGCATTCTGTTCACGGCGTTCCGGGAACGTGGAGCTG CCTGCACCGAGGACGAGTACGATTGCGAGGACGCGACCTGCATATCAAAGGATTTGAAATGTAATAACCTAGACAATTGTAAATTTCGATGGGACGAGGAGGGCTGCACG AGCGAGGCGGCTGGCCAATCGGAGCACGTGGTCATCATTGTGATTGTGTTTGGCCTGATACTCGGCGGAATGGTCATTACGTTCATCGTCAATTGCATACGCAAGATAATACGTGATCAGAAGATAATACGC GACGTGCCCGCGTTGAGTGACGGAATCTATCACATTGATTCCTTTATACTGGAAGCGCCCAAGAGCGCGATTTTCGTGGGATTACAGAATGATTTCATGTGCGATTTCTCCTACTCATCGGACGGGCAAATGGCGGCCAACTTGGGGCATGAGACCCGAGATGAGCAGGCCGCAGTTGGTGGCGATTCCGACTTTGATTCGCAGATGGACTCGCCCAAGCAGACGTGTGACTGTGATTTCGAGTTGGATGTGGACGATGGGGAGCAAATGGAGGAAGGCGatgaggaggagctggaggaggaaCATCAGGTGGAGGATCAGGAGTACGACGATGGCATTGGTTTCAGTTGTGACAGCGACAGCGGACTCACACTGCCCGAGGACGATGATGAGTTTGTACTGGTCACCGGCCAGTGTCTGCCCAGCAACTCCAGTCACTCGTGCAGCAGTTCGATGCAGTGCAGCAGCGGTTCCAGTGGCGGAGAGGTGGCTACTAGCTCCTCAACCTCCATGGAGTTGGACATGGTTCTaacaccgccaccgccaccaacaCTAAGCAAGCCCAAGTCCGGCGTACATCCCCTCAAGTTCCTGCACCAAATCATCTAG
- the LOC6618547 gene encoding uncharacterized protein LOC6618547 isoform X1 produces the protein MRRRGSTCSVQQPQQRPHKQQQQQQQNQRLIPGQRCSLLMLLIVGQAVYASAGSELIANRSASAGESLIMPSNFTAATPPPAPRFSSPFREQDVAEGEELTGGGQVDWLEEQHPLTISRPPRAGRSERQAEEDQVDRCRLFVEGDPTKNELYSPEYPNLYPKNINCTRVITAPKGQIIRLDFRNSFNIEAKEGCKFDFLEIRDGQYGFSSLIGKFCGTDFPPEITSKERYLWLHFHSDETIEYTGFSAVYEYLDRSRDAPSTDLNCTIDKGGFEGFINSTDVPAEIWEQVNRNKIALDCIWRIQVKENWKIFLKFLDFKLSKPNDCQTNFLDIFPEQTVMPLRVKNFCGSAGESITAESNILHLRFYADQTAINSTFGILFTAFRERGAACTEDEYDCEDATCISKDLKCNNLDNCKFRWDEEGCTSEAAGQSEHVVIIVIVFGLILGGMVITFIVNCIRKIIRDQKIIREHVRESKESKLDEMGRNSKGRSRENISRQKHSQTSLQILDDVSNRYYREAVPLSTQSSKADYKEKEHSILRRHADMTQTSLCGVGEDDGESSSTTTATHEMMTKAAMSAVPSNACDMGCQTRESLFVNSPGIGPSAGPGVGVAVGIGIAVAPGGGVATLMRQKSSSSSLGVGGGAGGGAMMMPPPPPRFFSTFGYEPSGSPAVATLTRRSMHQQQQHPQMPRQESMEMEERHSGRSHYGGLLVTSTAKQPQEICHHHHQHQQQQQQHAQQQQQQQQQRLQHAHPHPPSIAARLPAMKGHGTAMGQTSILPGGNKQQQQQHQQKNEESKVFIDIRNSAPDVIIMTSH, from the exons CTTCTGCCGGCAGTGAGTTAATCGCAAATCGCTCGGCTTCAGCTGGCGAATCGCTGATAATGCCGTCGAATTTCACCGCTGCCACGCCGCCACCCGCCCCAAGATTCAGCAGTCCCTTTCGGGAGCAGGATGTGGCCGAGGGGGAGGAGTTGACGGGTGGTGGGCAGGTCGATTGGTTGGAGGAGCAGCATCCACTGACCATTTCCCGACCGCCAAGAGCAGGACGCAGCGAGCGGCAGGCAGAGGAGGATCAGGTGGACCGCTGTCGTCTCTTCGTCGAGGGGGATCCCACCAAGAACGAGCTGTACAGCCCCGAGTATCCCAACCTGTATCCGAAGAACATCAACTGCACCCGGGTGATAACAG CGCCAAAGGGACAAATCATACGCCTGGACTTTCGCAACTCGTTTAATATCGAGGCCAAGGAGGGGTGcaaatttgattttctcgAA ATCCGGGATGGCCAGTACGGCTTCTCCTCGCTGATTGGCAAGTTCTGCGGCACCGACTTTCCGCCGGAGATCACCTCCAAGGAGCGCTATTTGTGGCTACACTTCCACTCCGACGAGACCATCGAGTACACCGGTTTCAGTGCGGTCTATGAGTATCTGGACAGGAGTCGGGATGCGCCCAGCACCGATCTCAACTGCACCATCGATAAGGGCGGCTTCGAGGGCTTCATCAACTCCACGGATGTCCCGGCCGAGATCTGGGAACAGGTCAACCGCAACAAGATTGCGCTGGACTGCATCTGGCGCATTCAGGTCAAGGAGAATTGGAAG ATATTTCTCAAGTTTCTGGACTTCAAGCTGAGCAAGCCGAACGATTGTCAAACCAACTTCCTGGATATATTcccggagcagacggtgatgCCACTGAG GGTTAAGAACTTTTGCGGTTCAGCTGGCGAGAGTATTACGGCGGAGTCAAACATCCTGCACTTGCGCTTCTACGCAGATCAAACCGCGATTAACTCGACATTTGGCATTCTGTTCACGGCGTTCCGGGAACGTGGAGCTG CCTGCACCGAGGACGAGTACGATTGCGAGGACGCGACCTGCATATCAAAGGATTTGAAATGTAATAACCTAGACAATTGTAAATTTCGATGGGACGAGGAGGGCTGCACG AGCGAGGCGGCTGGCCAATCGGAGCACGTGGTCATCATTGTGATTGTGTTTGGCCTGATACTCGGCGGAATGGTCATTACGTTCATCGTCAATTGCATACGCAAGATAATACGTGATCAGAAGATAATACGC GAGCACGTCCGAGAGTCGAAGGAGAGCAAGCTGGACGAGATGGGCCGCAACTCCAAGGGACGCTCGCGTGAGAACATATCCAG GCAAAAGCACTCGCAAACATCGCTGCAGATCCTGGATGATGTGTCCAATCGATACTATCGCGAGGCAGTTCCACTATCGACGCAGTCCAGCAAGGCGGACTACAAGGAGAAGGAGCACAGCATCCTGCGCCGCCATGCCGATATGACGCAAACAAGTCTCTGCGGCGTTGGCGAGGATGATGGCGAATCCTCATCGACGACCACGGCCACACACGAGATGATGACAAAGGCGGCCATGTCGGCGGTGCCCTCCAATGCCTGCGACATGGGCTGTCAGACGAG GGAATCGCTGTTTGTCAACAGTCCCGGAATTGGACCGTCGGCGGGTCctggtgttggtgttgctgttggcaTCGGTATCGCCGTCGCTCCCGGCGGCGGTGTTGCCACGCTAATGAGACAAAAGTCCAGCTCCTCATCGCTGGGCGTTGGTGGTGGCGCTGGGGGCGGGGCCATGATGATGCCGCCCCCGCCACCGCGCTTCTTCTCCACCTTCGGCTATGAGCCATCGGGATCGCCGGCGGTGGCAACGCTGACAAGGCGCAGCatgcaccagcagcagcaacatccgcAGATGCCGCGCCAGGAGTCCATGGAGATGGAGGAGCGACACAGCGGCCGCTCGCACTACGGCGGCCTGCTGGTGACCTCGACGGCGAAGCAGCCGCAGGAGATCTGTCACCATCATcaccagcatcagcagcagcagcagcaacatgcacagcagcagcaacagcaacagcagcagcgcctGCAGCATgcacatccgcatccgccGAGTATTGCTGCACGTTTGCCCGCGATGAAGGGGCATGGAACAGCCATGGGGCAGACTTCGATCCTGCCCGGCGgcaacaagcagcagcagcagcaacatcagcagaaGAACGAGGAGTCCAAAGTGTTTATCGACATACGGAATTCAGCGCCAGACGTGATTATCATGACGTCCCATTGA
- the LOC6618422 gene encoding histone-lysine N-methyltransferase SETD1A: MPSNQYHLLQLHLLLCALLLTSGQRTPVRVPPRNLQVPNFGGESFERFDTGSASTSSSGSSESQETSEEMREQLKQLLGDQLATAFAPLATTPFSRRQPAIASPNSGAAARSQFANDPDQGQAEESPDQDGEEEEAEEEEEEEEQEEATPQPQPLPPALPQPGGVLEELAGGQVGEELEDYNAWRDNFYELNEDGSYIFGYSIPHGVRRWEKGYYSEEQHGRVVEGFYVQPRHDSQGLRYELRCYRADSEGYQPRPVEFLRTPPIVRRDAIPRVNCFQNAKK; the protein is encoded by the exons ATGCCATCGAATCAATATcacctgctgcagctgcacctGCTGCTCTGCGCCCTGCTCCTGACCTCTGGCCAAAGGACGCCGGTTCGCGTTCCGCCGCGGAATCTGCAGGTGCCCAACTTTGGGGGCGAGAGCTTCGAGAGATTCGACACCGGATCGGCATCGACGTCGAGCAGCGGGAGCAGCGAGAGCCAGGAGACCAGCGAGGAGATGCGGGAGCAACTGAAGCAGCTTCTGGGCGACCAGCTGGCTACCGCCTTTGCCCCCTTGGCCACCACGCCATTCAGCAGGCGCCAGCCGGCCATTGCATCACCCAACTCGGGGGCGGCTGCCCGTTCCCAGTTCGCCAACGATCCGGATCAGGGCCAGGCAGAGGAGTCACCGGACCAGGACGGCGAGGAGGAAGAggcagaggaggaggaggaggaagaggagcaAGAGGAGGCCACTCCGCAACCTCAGCCACTGCCTCCAGCTTTACCGCAACCAGGAGGCGTCTTGGAGGAGCTGGCTGGTGGTCAGGTGGGCGAGGAGCTCGAGGACTATAATGCCTGGCGCGATAATTTCTATGAACTCAACGAAGACGGAAGCTATATCTTTGG CTACTCCATTCCTCATGGCGTTCGTCGCTGGGAGAAGGGCTACTATTCGGAGGAGCAGCATGGTCGGGTGGTTGAGGGCTTCTATGTCCAGCCCCGTCACGATTCCCAGGGCCTGAGATACGAGCTCCGATGCTACAGAGCCGATTCCGAGGGCTATCAGCCACGTCCAG TGGAGTTTCTGAGGACGCCGCCAATTGTGAGGCGCGATGCAATACCGCGTGTTAATTGCTTTCAAAATGCTAAAAAATAG
- the LOC116802059 gene encoding LOW QUALITY PROTEIN: uncharacterized protein LOC116802059 (The sequence of the model RefSeq protein was modified relative to this genomic sequence to represent the inferred CDS: inserted 1 base in 1 codon): protein MTANKQPLSAAKNRQKLKTVGILLHVRDAAKATPSSHIATNLVCPWWDAYTERKCGVXQKLGVLKWQIPPLLTASSKSNIIFIFDVI from the exons atgacagCTAACAAACAACCGTTAAGTGCCGCAAAAAATCgccaaaaattgaaaactgtGGGAATACTGCTGCACGTCAGGGACGCCGCAAAAGCCACGCCAAGCTCACACATAGCTACAAATCTCGTTTGCCCATGGTGGGACGcgtacacagagagaaaatgtGGGG ACCAAAAATTAGGAGTGTTAAAATGGCAGATTCCGCCTCTTTTAACTGCAAGTTCCaaatcaaatattatatttatatttgatgTTATTTAA
- the LOC6618418 gene encoding uncharacterized protein LOC6618418, with amino-acid sequence MFQHFKQIYAGLGVSSLMVTLAILLLLQPVDARWTRRPRRTTTPRSTTSRTTANPDRHQHVHHWPPLVAPPPQPQPQPPLVVVQKPSHTETNPRLVDSFDQRSLDGQYEFRYQLDNGNTRYERAYWLPVGKDLVLAKKGYYSVPLPNEKYSTVFYTADHRGYHVDMHTLSVEQPLLPRSLEVPGEERDVGSGMGMGTGIATGTGTKRNSISDPERNELPVEVEVDEDEDVDVDVDASEAGTELVPNAVNQVETETEPSTLANDILATGAPADSHDDDHDDDGDGDEDGDDDVDDDEGASN; translated from the exons ATGTTCCAACATTTCAAGCAGATATATGCTGGGCTGGGAGTTAGTTCTCTGATGGTTACATTGGCcatcctgctgctccttcaGCCCGTGGATGCACGCTGGACCCGCAGACCCAGGCGCACCACCACGCCAAggagcaccaccagcagaaCCACCGCGAATCCGGATCGCCACCAGCACGTGCACCACTGGCCACCACTAgtggcaccaccaccacagcctcaaccacagccaccattGGTTGTAGTGCAGAAACCCAGTCACACCGAGACCAATCCCCGTCTCGTCGATAGCTTCGATCAGAGATCACTGGACGGGCAGTACGAGTTCAG ATATCAGCTGGATAATGGCAACACGCGATATGAGCGCGCCTACTGGCTGCCCGTGGGCAAGGATCTCGTTCTGGCCAAGAAGGGATACTATTCGGTGCCACTGCCGAACGAAAAGTACTCCACGGTGTTCTACACCGCTGATCATCGTGGCTACCATGTGGACATGC ATACATTATCCGTAGAGCAGCCGCTGTTGCCGCGCAGCTTGGAAGTGCCTGGAGAGGAAAGGGATGTGGGAtcgggaatgggaatgggcacCGGAATAGCCACGGGTACGGGGACTAAGCGAAATTCAATAAGCGACCCGGAGCGTAACGAGCTGCctgtggaagtggaagtggatgaggatgaggatgtagatgtggatgtggacgcAAGTGAAGCTGGCACCGAGCTGGTTCCTAAT GCTGTAAACCAAgtcgaaaccgaaaccgaaccATCAACTTTGGCCAACGACATTTTGGCAACTGGAGCACCAGCCGACAGCCATGATGATGATCACGAcgacgatggcgatggcgatgagGATGGGGATGAcgatgttgatgatgatgaaggcGCCTCAAACTGA